Part of the Sinomonas atrocyanea genome is shown below.
CCCTTGTCGATCGCCTCCTCGCGGCGCTCCTTCGAGAACCACTGCCTGATCTTGTTGCGGGCCCGGGCGCTCTTGACGAAGTGCTGCCAGTCCTGGCTCGGGCCGGCGCCCTCGGCCTTCGAGGTGAAGATCTCGACCCAGTCGCCGTGGTTGAGCTCGCTGTTGAGCGGGACGAGCTTGCCGTTGACCCGGGCCCCGATGGTCCGGTGGCCCACCTCGGTGTGCACCGCGTAGGCGAAGTCCACCGGGGTGGATCCGGCCGGCAGCGCCATGACCTCGCCCTTGGGCGTGAACACGAAGACTTCCTTCGCGTTGATCTCGAACCGGAGCGAGTCGAGGAACTCCCCCGGGTCCGAGGTCTCCTGCTGCCAGTCCACGAGCGAGCGGAGCCAGCCCATTTCGGAGGCCTTGCCGCTGGGCGTGTGGCTCTGGGTGCGCGGCTGGTCCTTGTACTTCCAGTGGGCCGCGACGCCGTACTCGGCCCGCCGGTGCATGTCGTGCGTGCGGATCTGGATCTCGACCGGCTTCCCGCTCGGCCCGATCACGGTCGTGTGCAGCGACTGGTACATGTTGAACTTGGGCATCGCGATGTAGTCCTTGAACCGGCCCGGAAGCGGGTTCCACCGCGCATGCAGGGTGCCCAGCACCGCGTAGCAGTCGCGCACCGTGTCGACCAGGACGCGGACGCCCATGAGGTCGTTGATGTCGTCGAATTCCTTCTGGCGGACGATCATCTTCTGGTAGATCGAGTAGTAGTGCTTGGGGCGGCCGGTGATCTCGGCCTTGATCTTCGCCGCGCGCAGGTCGTCAGCGATCTGGGCGCGGATCACCGAGAGCTGCTTCTCCCGTTCCGGGGTGCGCGCCCCCACCATGCGCACGATCTCCTCGTACACCTTGGGGTAGAGGGCCGCGAAGGAGAGGTCCTCGAGCTCCCACTTGATGGTGTTCATGCCGAGCCGGTGCGCGAGGGGCGCGAAGATCTCGAGCGTCTCGCGGGCCTTGCGGGCCGAGGATTCTGGTGAGACGAAGCGCCAGGTGCGCGCATTGTGCAGCCGGTCCGCGAGCTTGATGACGAGTACGCGGATGTCCTTGGCCATCGCCACGACCATCTTGCGCACGGTCTCCGACTGGGCCGCCTCGCCGAACTGGACCTTGTCGAGCTTCGTGACGCCGTCCACGAGCATCGCGACCTCGGGCCCGAAGTCCTTCTTCAGCTGCTCGAGCGTGTAGGAGGTGTCCTCGACGGTGTCGTGCAGGAGCGCCGCGGCAAGCGTCGTCCCGGTCATCCCGAGCTCGGCCAGGATGGTGGCCACCGCGACGGGATGGGTGATGTAGGGGTCGCCGCTCTTGCGCTTCTGCCCCTGGTGGCTGCGCTCCGCGACCTCGTAGGCCCGCTGGATGAGGTCGAAGTCCTCCCGCGGGTTGTTGGCGCGCACGGTGCGCAGCAGCGGCTCGAGGATCGGCGAGTGGGCGCTCGGCCCGCGGCCGGTCAGCC
Proteins encoded:
- a CDS encoding RelA/SpoT family protein; translation: MEVPSVVERPTSQAPAGAPGAAGSGAGGPSSPARTASPAPQAAPAPAGAGGNSLLERPTLGRRDWSFARLARLTGRGPSAHSPILEPLLRTVRANNPREDFDLIQRAYEVAERSHQGQKRKSGDPYITHPVAVATILAELGMTGTTLAAALLHDTVEDTSYTLEQLKKDFGPEVAMLVDGVTKLDKVQFGEAAQSETVRKMVVAMAKDIRVLVIKLADRLHNARTWRFVSPESSARKARETLEIFAPLAHRLGMNTIKWELEDLSFAALYPKVYEEIVRMVGARTPEREKQLSVIRAQIADDLRAAKIKAEITGRPKHYYSIYQKMIVRQKEFDDINDLMGVRVLVDTVRDCYAVLGTLHARWNPLPGRFKDYIAMPKFNMYQSLHTTVIGPSGKPVEIQIRTHDMHRRAEYGVAAHWKYKDQPRTQSHTPSGKASEMGWLRSLVDWQQETSDPGEFLDSLRFEINAKEVFVFTPKGEVMALPAGSTPVDFAYAVHTEVGHRTIGARVNGKLVPLNSELNHGDWVEIFTSKAEGAGPSQDWQHFVKSARARNKIRQWFSKERREEAIDKGKELLTRAMRKQNLPLQRLLSHDALLAVAQEFRYQDIAGLYAGIGDGHASAQSVVEKLVDSLGGAAGAAEDIAETIAPTKGSTPPKYSNSGVIVKGVGDVWVKLARCCTPVPPDPIIGFVTRGSGVSVHRTDCTNIATLRAEPDRMVDVEWAPTQSSVFLVEIQVEALDRKSLLSDVTRVLSENHVNILSAHVHTSTDRLAVSRFAFEMGDPKYLSHVLGAVRRIDGVFDVYRTTGNRRRT